In a genomic window of Suricata suricatta isolate VVHF042 chromosome 12, meerkat_22Aug2017_6uvM2_HiC, whole genome shotgun sequence:
- the ATP5F1D gene encoding ATP synthase subunit delta, mitochondrial: MLPVAVLRRPGLRCLVRQARAYAEAAAAPAPAAGPGQMSFTFASPTQVFFNGANVRQVDVPTQTGAFGILAAHVPTLQVLRPGLVVVHAEDGTTSKYFVSSGSVTVNADSSVQLLAEEAVTLDMLDVGAARMNLEKAQAELSGAADEASRAEIQIRIEANEALVKALE, from the exons ATGCTGCCCGTCGCAGTCCTGCGCCGTCCTGGCCTGCGCTGCCTCGTCCGCCAGGCCCGCGCCTATGCCGAGGCTGCCGCTGCGCCGGCCCCGGCTGCGGGCCCCGGCCAGATGTCCTTCACCTTCGCCTCACCCACGCAG GTGTTTTTCAATGGCGCCAACGTCCGGCAAGTAGACGTTCCCACGCAGACAGGAGCCTTTGGCATCCTGGCGGCCCACGTACCCACCCTGCAGGTCCTGCGGCCAGGGCTGGTGGTTGTCCACGCGGAGGATGGCACCACCTCCAAATACTTCG TGAGTAGTGGCTCTGTCACAGTGAACGCTGATTCCTCGGTGCAGTTGTTGGCCGAAGAAGCCGTGACCCTGGACATGCTGGACGTGGGG GCAGCCAGGATGAACTTGGAGAAGGCGCAGGCGGAGCTGTCAGGGGCAGCCGACGAAGCCTCCAGGGCAGAGATCCAAATCCGCATCGAAGCCAACGAGGCCCTGGTGAAAGCTCTAGAGTAG
- the MIDN gene encoding midnolin isoform X1, with the protein MAPTKRRPGRLSSGKLQEFGVGDGSKLTLVPTVEAGLMSQASRPEQSVMQALESLTETQPPVAPGPGRAGGGVFRKYRFILFKHPWHRQGPQNPERGGERPQVSDFLSGRSPLTLALRVGDHMMFVQLQLAAQHAPLQHRHVLAAAAAAAAARGAPSMTAPVSSPCRPVSSTARVPPMPSSPAPASPSPVTAGSFRSHSASATCPEQMDCSPPARAGSPAATPGGSPTSRSRKPGAVIESFVNHAPGVFSGTFSGTLHPNCQDSSGRPRRDIGTILQILNDLLSATRHYQGMPPSLTQLRCHAQCTSASPAPDLAPKTTSCEKLAAAAPAALSQPRMCKPLGDRLRQTENRATRCKVERLQLLLQQKRLRRKARRDARGPYHWPPGRKAGRSDSSGGGGGSGPSEASGLGLDFEDSVWKPEVNPDIKSEFVVA; encoded by the exons ATGGCCCCCACCAAGAGGAGACCCGG ccGGCTCAGTTCGGGGAAGCTGCAGGAGTTCGGCGTGGGGGATGGCAGCAAGCTGACGCTGGTGCCCACCGTGGAGGCGGGCCTCATG TCGCAGGCCTCAAGGCCAGAGCAGTCTGTGATGCAGGCCCTGGAGAGCTTGACAGAGACCCAG CCCCCAGTGGCGCCCGGGCCAGGCCGGGCTGGCGGAGGCGTCTTCCGGAAATACCGattcattttatttaagcatCCGTGGCACCGGCAGGGACCCCAGAACCCAGAGAGGGGCGGCGAGAGGCCCCAG GTCAGTGACTTCTTGTCCGGCCGCTCACCGCTGACCCTGGCGCTGCGCGTGGGTGACCACATGATGTTCGTCCAGCTGCAGCTCGCCGCCCAGCACGCCCCGCTGCAGCACCGCCACGTGCtggccgccgccgctgccgccgccgccgcccggggAGCCCCCAGCATGACCGCCCCTGTGTCCTCTCCCTGCCGGCCAGTGTCCAGCACCGCCCGAGTCCCCCCGAtgcccagcagccctgcccctgcGTCCCCCTCACCTGTCACAGCCGGCTCTTTCCGATCCCACTCCGCTTCTGCCACCTGCCCTGAG CAGATGGACTGCTCGCCCCCGGCCAGGGCTGGCAGCCCCGCGGCCACCCCGGGGGGGAGCCCCACCTCCCGCTCCCGCAAACCTGGCGCCGTCATCGAGAGCTTCGTGAACCATGCCCCGGGGGTCTTCTCAGGGACCTTCTCTG GCACGCTGCACCCCAACTGCCAAGACAGCAGCGGGCGGCCGCGGCGAGACATCGGCACCATCCTGCAGATCCTCAACGACCTTCTGAGTGCCACGCGGCACTACCAGGGCATGCCCCCCTCGCTGACCCAGCTGCGCTGCCATGCACAGTGCACGTCTGCCTCGCCCGCCCCGGACCTCGCCCCCAAAACTACCTCCTGTGAGAAGCTGGCGGCTGCAGCCCCGGCCGCCCTGAGCCAGCCCCGCATGTGCAAGCCCCTGG GGGACCGGCTGCGGCAGACGGAGAACCGGGCCACGCGCTGCAAGGTGGAGCGCCTGCAGCTGCTGCTGCAGCAGAAGCGGCTCCGCAGGAAGGCCCGGCGGGACGCCCGCGGCCCCTACCACTGGCCGCCTGGCCGCAAGGCGGGCCGCAGCGACagcagcgggggcgggggcggcagcGGCCCGAGCGAGGCCTCCGGCTTGGGCCTCGACTTTGAGGACTCCGTTTGGAAGCCGGAAGTCAACCCTGACATTAAGTCAGAGTTCGTGGTGGCCTAG
- the MIDN gene encoding midnolin isoform X2 — MAPTKRRPGRLSSGKLQEFGVGDGSKLTLVPTVEAGLMSQASRPEQSVMQALESLTETQPPVAPGPGRAGGGVFRKYRFILFKHPWHRQGPQNPERGGERPQVSDFLSGRSPLTLALRVGDHMMFVQLQLAAQHAPLQHRHVLAAAAAAAAARGAPSMTAPVSSPCRPVSSTARVPPMPSSPAPASPSPVTAGSFRSHSASATCPEMDCSPPARAGSPAATPGGSPTSRSRKPGAVIESFVNHAPGVFSGTFSGTLHPNCQDSSGRPRRDIGTILQILNDLLSATRHYQGMPPSLTQLRCHAQCTSASPAPDLAPKTTSCEKLAAAAPAALSQPRMCKPLGDRLRQTENRATRCKVERLQLLLQQKRLRRKARRDARGPYHWPPGRKAGRSDSSGGGGGSGPSEASGLGLDFEDSVWKPEVNPDIKSEFVVA; from the exons ATGGCCCCCACCAAGAGGAGACCCGG ccGGCTCAGTTCGGGGAAGCTGCAGGAGTTCGGCGTGGGGGATGGCAGCAAGCTGACGCTGGTGCCCACCGTGGAGGCGGGCCTCATG TCGCAGGCCTCAAGGCCAGAGCAGTCTGTGATGCAGGCCCTGGAGAGCTTGACAGAGACCCAG CCCCCAGTGGCGCCCGGGCCAGGCCGGGCTGGCGGAGGCGTCTTCCGGAAATACCGattcattttatttaagcatCCGTGGCACCGGCAGGGACCCCAGAACCCAGAGAGGGGCGGCGAGAGGCCCCAG GTCAGTGACTTCTTGTCCGGCCGCTCACCGCTGACCCTGGCGCTGCGCGTGGGTGACCACATGATGTTCGTCCAGCTGCAGCTCGCCGCCCAGCACGCCCCGCTGCAGCACCGCCACGTGCtggccgccgccgctgccgccgccgccgcccggggAGCCCCCAGCATGACCGCCCCTGTGTCCTCTCCCTGCCGGCCAGTGTCCAGCACCGCCCGAGTCCCCCCGAtgcccagcagccctgcccctgcGTCCCCCTCACCTGTCACAGCCGGCTCTTTCCGATCCCACTCCGCTTCTGCCACCTGCCCTGAG ATGGACTGCTCGCCCCCGGCCAGGGCTGGCAGCCCCGCGGCCACCCCGGGGGGGAGCCCCACCTCCCGCTCCCGCAAACCTGGCGCCGTCATCGAGAGCTTCGTGAACCATGCCCCGGGGGTCTTCTCAGGGACCTTCTCTG GCACGCTGCACCCCAACTGCCAAGACAGCAGCGGGCGGCCGCGGCGAGACATCGGCACCATCCTGCAGATCCTCAACGACCTTCTGAGTGCCACGCGGCACTACCAGGGCATGCCCCCCTCGCTGACCCAGCTGCGCTGCCATGCACAGTGCACGTCTGCCTCGCCCGCCCCGGACCTCGCCCCCAAAACTACCTCCTGTGAGAAGCTGGCGGCTGCAGCCCCGGCCGCCCTGAGCCAGCCCCGCATGTGCAAGCCCCTGG GGGACCGGCTGCGGCAGACGGAGAACCGGGCCACGCGCTGCAAGGTGGAGCGCCTGCAGCTGCTGCTGCAGCAGAAGCGGCTCCGCAGGAAGGCCCGGCGGGACGCCCGCGGCCCCTACCACTGGCCGCCTGGCCGCAAGGCGGGCCGCAGCGACagcagcgggggcgggggcggcagcGGCCCGAGCGAGGCCTCCGGCTTGGGCCTCGACTTTGAGGACTCCGTTTGGAAGCCGGAAGTCAACCCTGACATTAAGTCAGAGTTCGTGGTGGCCTAG
- the MIDN gene encoding midnolin isoform X4, with amino-acid sequence MAPTKRRPGRLSSGKLQEFGVGDGSKLTLVPTVEAGLMSQASRPEQSVMQALESLTETQVSDFLSGRSPLTLALRVGDHMMFVQLQLAAQHAPLQHRHVLAAAAAAAAARGAPSMTAPVSSPCRPVSSTARVPPMPSSPAPASPSPVTAGSFRSHSASATCPEQMDCSPPARAGSPAATPGGSPTSRSRKPGAVIESFVNHAPGVFSGTFSGTLHPNCQDSSGRPRRDIGTILQILNDLLSATRHYQGMPPSLTQLRCHAQCTSASPAPDLAPKTTSCEKLAAAAPAALSQPRMCKPLGDRLRQTENRATRCKVERLQLLLQQKRLRRKARRDARGPYHWPPGRKAGRSDSSGGGGGSGPSEASGLGLDFEDSVWKPEVNPDIKSEFVVA; translated from the exons ATGGCCCCCACCAAGAGGAGACCCGG ccGGCTCAGTTCGGGGAAGCTGCAGGAGTTCGGCGTGGGGGATGGCAGCAAGCTGACGCTGGTGCCCACCGTGGAGGCGGGCCTCATG TCGCAGGCCTCAAGGCCAGAGCAGTCTGTGATGCAGGCCCTGGAGAGCTTGACAGAGACCCAG GTCAGTGACTTCTTGTCCGGCCGCTCACCGCTGACCCTGGCGCTGCGCGTGGGTGACCACATGATGTTCGTCCAGCTGCAGCTCGCCGCCCAGCACGCCCCGCTGCAGCACCGCCACGTGCtggccgccgccgctgccgccgccgccgcccggggAGCCCCCAGCATGACCGCCCCTGTGTCCTCTCCCTGCCGGCCAGTGTCCAGCACCGCCCGAGTCCCCCCGAtgcccagcagccctgcccctgcGTCCCCCTCACCTGTCACAGCCGGCTCTTTCCGATCCCACTCCGCTTCTGCCACCTGCCCTGAG CAGATGGACTGCTCGCCCCCGGCCAGGGCTGGCAGCCCCGCGGCCACCCCGGGGGGGAGCCCCACCTCCCGCTCCCGCAAACCTGGCGCCGTCATCGAGAGCTTCGTGAACCATGCCCCGGGGGTCTTCTCAGGGACCTTCTCTG GCACGCTGCACCCCAACTGCCAAGACAGCAGCGGGCGGCCGCGGCGAGACATCGGCACCATCCTGCAGATCCTCAACGACCTTCTGAGTGCCACGCGGCACTACCAGGGCATGCCCCCCTCGCTGACCCAGCTGCGCTGCCATGCACAGTGCACGTCTGCCTCGCCCGCCCCGGACCTCGCCCCCAAAACTACCTCCTGTGAGAAGCTGGCGGCTGCAGCCCCGGCCGCCCTGAGCCAGCCCCGCATGTGCAAGCCCCTGG GGGACCGGCTGCGGCAGACGGAGAACCGGGCCACGCGCTGCAAGGTGGAGCGCCTGCAGCTGCTGCTGCAGCAGAAGCGGCTCCGCAGGAAGGCCCGGCGGGACGCCCGCGGCCCCTACCACTGGCCGCCTGGCCGCAAGGCGGGCCGCAGCGACagcagcgggggcgggggcggcagcGGCCCGAGCGAGGCCTCCGGCTTGGGCCTCGACTTTGAGGACTCCGTTTGGAAGCCGGAAGTCAACCCTGACATTAAGTCAGAGTTCGTGGTGGCCTAG
- the MIDN gene encoding midnolin isoform X3 codes for MSQASRPEQSVMQALESLTETQPPVAPGPGRAGGGVFRKYRFILFKHPWHRQGPQNPERGGERPQVSDFLSGRSPLTLALRVGDHMMFVQLQLAAQHAPLQHRHVLAAAAAAAAARGAPSMTAPVSSPCRPVSSTARVPPMPSSPAPASPSPVTAGSFRSHSASATCPEQMDCSPPARAGSPAATPGGSPTSRSRKPGAVIESFVNHAPGVFSGTFSGTLHPNCQDSSGRPRRDIGTILQILNDLLSATRHYQGMPPSLTQLRCHAQCTSASPAPDLAPKTTSCEKLAAAAPAALSQPRMCKPLGDRLRQTENRATRCKVERLQLLLQQKRLRRKARRDARGPYHWPPGRKAGRSDSSGGGGGSGPSEASGLGLDFEDSVWKPEVNPDIKSEFVVA; via the exons ATG TCGCAGGCCTCAAGGCCAGAGCAGTCTGTGATGCAGGCCCTGGAGAGCTTGACAGAGACCCAG CCCCCAGTGGCGCCCGGGCCAGGCCGGGCTGGCGGAGGCGTCTTCCGGAAATACCGattcattttatttaagcatCCGTGGCACCGGCAGGGACCCCAGAACCCAGAGAGGGGCGGCGAGAGGCCCCAG GTCAGTGACTTCTTGTCCGGCCGCTCACCGCTGACCCTGGCGCTGCGCGTGGGTGACCACATGATGTTCGTCCAGCTGCAGCTCGCCGCCCAGCACGCCCCGCTGCAGCACCGCCACGTGCtggccgccgccgctgccgccgccgccgcccggggAGCCCCCAGCATGACCGCCCCTGTGTCCTCTCCCTGCCGGCCAGTGTCCAGCACCGCCCGAGTCCCCCCGAtgcccagcagccctgcccctgcGTCCCCCTCACCTGTCACAGCCGGCTCTTTCCGATCCCACTCCGCTTCTGCCACCTGCCCTGAG CAGATGGACTGCTCGCCCCCGGCCAGGGCTGGCAGCCCCGCGGCCACCCCGGGGGGGAGCCCCACCTCCCGCTCCCGCAAACCTGGCGCCGTCATCGAGAGCTTCGTGAACCATGCCCCGGGGGTCTTCTCAGGGACCTTCTCTG GCACGCTGCACCCCAACTGCCAAGACAGCAGCGGGCGGCCGCGGCGAGACATCGGCACCATCCTGCAGATCCTCAACGACCTTCTGAGTGCCACGCGGCACTACCAGGGCATGCCCCCCTCGCTGACCCAGCTGCGCTGCCATGCACAGTGCACGTCTGCCTCGCCCGCCCCGGACCTCGCCCCCAAAACTACCTCCTGTGAGAAGCTGGCGGCTGCAGCCCCGGCCGCCCTGAGCCAGCCCCGCATGTGCAAGCCCCTGG GGGACCGGCTGCGGCAGACGGAGAACCGGGCCACGCGCTGCAAGGTGGAGCGCCTGCAGCTGCTGCTGCAGCAGAAGCGGCTCCGCAGGAAGGCCCGGCGGGACGCCCGCGGCCCCTACCACTGGCCGCCTGGCCGCAAGGCGGGCCGCAGCGACagcagcgggggcgggggcggcagcGGCCCGAGCGAGGCCTCCGGCTTGGGCCTCGACTTTGAGGACTCCGTTTGGAAGCCGGAAGTCAACCCTGACATTAAGTCAGAGTTCGTGGTGGCCTAG